A portion of the Pectobacterium brasiliense genome contains these proteins:
- the nadD gene encoding nicotinate-nucleotide adenylyltransferase, whose translation MRQSLAGGIHLNTSPAAPSLTAFFGGTFDPIHYGHLQPVTALAKLVGLTQVVLMPNNVPPHRQQPEASSRQRFHMAELAVEGNPLFTVDDRELQRQTPSYTIDTLEALRAEKGRDAPLGFIIGQDSLLTLHHWHRWQDLLSVCHLLVCARPGYRSTLETPELQQWLDDHLTHTPDDLHQQPQGRIFLADTPLVTISATDIRQRRQQGLDCRDLLPPAVLSYIDESGLYQ comes from the coding sequence GTGCGGCAAAGCCTTGCCGGAGGCATTCATCTGAATACGTCACCCGCAGCGCCATCCCTGACCGCGTTTTTTGGCGGCACATTTGACCCGATTCATTACGGTCACCTTCAGCCAGTGACCGCACTGGCAAAGCTCGTGGGGCTGACTCAAGTCGTCCTGATGCCCAATAACGTTCCGCCGCACCGGCAGCAGCCCGAAGCCAGTTCCCGGCAGCGTTTTCATATGGCTGAGCTGGCTGTTGAAGGCAACCCGCTATTTACCGTGGACGATCGTGAACTGCAACGGCAAACGCCCTCCTATACCATCGATACGCTGGAAGCGCTGCGGGCTGAAAAAGGCCGAGATGCGCCACTGGGCTTTATCATCGGACAAGATTCGCTGCTAACGCTGCACCACTGGCACCGCTGGCAGGATCTGCTTAGCGTCTGCCATTTGCTGGTATGCGCTCGGCCCGGCTATCGCTCGACGTTAGAAACGCCCGAACTACAGCAGTGGCTGGACGATCATCTGACGCACACGCCGGACGATCTTCATCAGCAACCGCAGGGACGGATTTTTTTAGCAGACACGCCGCTGGTCACCATTTCCGCCACGGACATTCGCCAGCGTCGCCAGCAAGGTCTGGACTGTCGCGATTTATTACCTCCCGCCGTGCTCAGCTACATCGACGAAAGCGGCCTGTACCAATAA